The Micromonospora sp. NBC_01740 genome includes a window with the following:
- the dapE gene encoding succinyl-diaminopimelate desuccinylase, which yields MENPLTPEVLADPVALTRALVDMESVSLNEKAIADCVEEVLRGVPHLTTYRHGNTVMARTDLGRDQRVVLAGHLDTVPLNNNFPSTTRGDLMYGCGTSDMKSGVAFALNLAVSLPDPRYDVTYFFYEAEEIESKYNGLFLVADAYPEWLEADFALLLEPTHGIVEAGCQGTMRGVVTTTGVRAHSARSWHGVNAIHAAGEVLDRLTNYEARRVTIDGCDYREGMNAVRIHGGVAGNVVPDRCEVEVNYRFAPDRTPAEAEAHLREVFAGFDVRVTDSAAGAPPGLEAAPAKEFLAAVGAAPIGKLGWTDVARFAAMGIPALNFGPGDPNLAHHPDEHVEISKIREGAVTLRRWLASS from the coding sequence ATGGAGAACCCGCTGACCCCCGAGGTCCTGGCCGATCCGGTGGCGCTGACCCGCGCGCTGGTCGACATGGAGTCCGTGTCCCTCAACGAGAAGGCGATCGCCGACTGCGTGGAGGAGGTGCTGAGGGGCGTACCGCACCTGACCACGTACCGGCACGGCAACACGGTGATGGCGCGGACGGACCTGGGCCGTGACCAGCGGGTGGTGCTCGCCGGTCACCTGGACACGGTGCCGCTGAACAACAACTTCCCGTCGACCACGCGCGGCGACCTGATGTACGGCTGCGGCACCTCGGACATGAAGTCCGGGGTGGCGTTCGCGCTGAACCTGGCGGTGAGCCTGCCGGACCCGCGCTACGACGTGACGTACTTCTTCTACGAGGCCGAGGAGATCGAGTCGAAGTACAACGGCCTCTTCCTGGTCGCCGACGCGTACCCGGAGTGGCTGGAGGCCGACTTCGCGCTGCTGCTGGAGCCGACGCACGGCATCGTCGAGGCGGGGTGCCAGGGCACCATGCGCGGGGTCGTCACCACCACCGGCGTACGCGCCCACTCGGCCCGTTCCTGGCACGGGGTGAACGCGATCCACGCGGCCGGCGAGGTGCTCGACCGGCTGACCAACTACGAGGCGCGGCGGGTGACCATCGACGGCTGCGACTACCGGGAGGGCATGAACGCGGTCCGCATCCACGGCGGCGTGGCCGGCAACGTGGTGCCCGACCGGTGCGAGGTCGAGGTCAACTACCGGTTCGCGCCGGACCGGACCCCGGCCGAGGCCGAGGCGCACCTGCGCGAGGTCTTCGCCGGCTTCGACGTGCGGGTCACGGATTCGGCCGCCGGCGCCCCGCCCGGGCTGGAGGCGGCACCCGCCAAGGAGTTCCTCGCCGCGGTCGGTGCCGCGCCGATCGGCAAGCTGGGCTGGACGGACGTGGCCCGGTTCGCCGCGATGGGCATCCCGGCGCTGAACTTCGGCCCCGGCGACCCCAACCTGGCCCACCATCCCGACGAGCACGTGGAGATCAGCAAGATCCGGGAGGGCGCCGTCACCCTGCGCCGCTGGCTCGCCTCTTCCTGA
- a CDS encoding TIGR00730 family Rossman fold protein, producing the protein MAAICVFCASSRTLDQRWLDLAAETGAEIARRGHTLVSGGGCVGMMGALADGARAAGGRTVGVIPQSLVDLEVADLASDELLVTDSMASRKTLMIDKSDAFLTLPGGLGTLDELFEVWTTATLALHAKPMVLVDTDGFYRPVLDWLGALADQTFLKPAGLGLLTVTDTVPAALDTLELQLL; encoded by the coding sequence ATGGCGGCGATCTGCGTGTTCTGCGCCTCCTCCCGTACCCTCGACCAGCGCTGGCTGGACCTCGCGGCCGAGACGGGCGCGGAGATCGCCCGGCGCGGGCACACCCTCGTCAGCGGCGGCGGGTGCGTCGGCATGATGGGCGCGCTGGCCGACGGGGCGCGGGCCGCCGGCGGCCGGACGGTCGGGGTGATCCCGCAGTCGCTGGTCGACCTGGAGGTTGCCGACCTGGCGTCGGACGAGTTGCTCGTCACCGACTCGATGGCCAGCCGCAAGACCCTCATGATCGACAAGTCGGACGCGTTCCTCACCCTGCCGGGCGGGCTCGGCACCCTCGACGAGCTGTTCGAGGTCTGGACGACCGCCACCCTGGCCCTGCACGCCAAGCCGATGGTGCTGGTCGACACCGACGGCTTCTACCGCCCGGTGCTCGACTGGCTGGGCGCGCTGGCCGACCAGACCTTCCTCAAGCCCGCCGGCCTGGGCCTGCTCACCGTGACCGACACGGTCCCCGCCGCCCTGGACACCCTGGAACTCCAGCTCCTCTGA
- a CDS encoding TIGR00730 family Rossman fold protein: MGQSNGREAGREPGQERHRGAVTLRRQAMTGSTADQRLLDSRGREDWKTKDAWRALRILSEFVEGFDTLADLPSAVSVFGSARSHPDSPECQLAEALGAALARAGYAVITGGGPGVMEAANRGASEAGGLSVGLGIELPFEQGLNDWVDLAIDFRYFFARKTMFVKYAQAFVVLPGGFGTMDELFEALTLVQTGKVTRFPVVLMGADYWSGLLDWLRDTMAADGKIGPVDLELICVTDDVDAAVRHIVEAEAALNVEQEAVREEAVAVTAADQQAAAEAGDENRKR, from the coding sequence ATGGGTCAGAGCAACGGGCGGGAGGCCGGCCGCGAGCCGGGACAGGAACGGCACCGGGGGGCCGTGACGCTGCGGCGGCAGGCGATGACGGGCAGCACCGCCGACCAGCGCCTGCTCGATTCGCGGGGGCGTGAGGACTGGAAGACCAAGGACGCCTGGCGGGCGCTGCGCATCCTCTCCGAGTTCGTCGAGGGCTTCGACACCCTCGCCGACCTGCCCTCGGCGGTCAGCGTGTTCGGTTCCGCCCGCAGCCACCCGGATAGCCCCGAGTGCCAGCTGGCCGAGGCGCTGGGCGCTGCCCTGGCCCGGGCCGGCTACGCGGTGATCACCGGCGGCGGGCCGGGCGTGATGGAGGCGGCCAACCGGGGCGCCAGCGAGGCCGGTGGGCTGTCGGTCGGCCTCGGCATCGAGCTCCCCTTCGAACAGGGGCTCAACGACTGGGTCGACCTGGCCATCGACTTCCGCTACTTCTTTGCCCGCAAGACCATGTTCGTCAAGTACGCCCAGGCGTTCGTCGTGCTGCCCGGCGGGTTCGGCACCATGGACGAGCTCTTCGAGGCGCTCACCCTGGTGCAGACCGGCAAGGTGACCCGGTTCCCCGTGGTGCTGATGGGCGCCGACTACTGGAGCGGCCTGCTCGACTGGCTGCGCGACACGATGGCCGCCGACGGCAAGATCGGCCCCGTCGACCTGGAGCTGATCTGCGTGACCGACGACGTCGACGCGGCGGTCCGGCACATCGTGGAGGCCGAGGCCGCCCTCAACGTCGAGCAGGAGGCGGTCCGCGAGGAGGCCGTCGCCGTCACCGCCGCCGACCAGCAGGCCGCCGCCGAGGCGGGCGACGAGAACCGGAAGCGCTGA